From the Anguilla rostrata isolate EN2019 chromosome 12, ASM1855537v3, whole genome shotgun sequence genome, the window aactTGAGTGTGAAAGGGATAATGTAATTGATTCAGGGTCAGTGTTGGCACTGCTTACAGGGTGTTAGTGGTGACCAGCGCCATTGGAGCAGTGTTTTATATGTGATCATGGTTTAAAGGCGAGACTCAGACACGTTGTGTGTTTAATGGCGCTGACACACGTGCATGCTTCCCCACCACTCGCGCAGGAGTCCCGGTGCTGCACATCATCACCACGCCCTTCCCCTCCTTCTGGCACACGCTGGACGACACCGAGGAGAACATGCACCCCCCCACCGTGGAGAACCTCACCAAAATCCTGGCTGTCTTCCTGGCCGAGTACCTGGGCCTGTGAGCACGCCGCACCTCGAAACCGCAGCCCCCCGCACCCCCGAACACAACATTAACCGACCTCTCCTGTCTCGCCCGGCAGAACCGCATACAACCGCGTATGCTCACTCAACTCACCCCTCCCTGCTCACCGCACACCCAGCCACTGGTCACCTGAGAGAGCCACCCCCCACACCGAGTGGCCTGGGGTGTGGAACATTGGGTTATTGTATAAAGGGGCACAGACGAGGATTATGGGCTGGAAACCGTCACGCCCAGTGTTGCCTGGCAACAGGAAATGaccagcacccctccccctcctcaatACCACACAGTTGACGCTTACATACGCCCTGGAGGCGTGGCACGTCTGCTGCAGACACCAGCAGCTCCATACCCCCTCAGGACCTGGGAGGGGCCCCTCTGTGAAAACGAGAGAACTCGGAAACTCGCTGCCTTCTGAGCCGCCACCTGTTGTTTGTCTGTTACGGCGCTTATCTTCTGTCACCGTGGAAACGTTCAAGGCTGCTGCCGTCTGTGTGTCATGATGCCAATTGCCagccaaatgcattttaaccagGACAGCCCCGGAGGTGTGAAGGAGAAACCATATCAATGTTCCAATTTCCCATTGGTTAATTGGATCAAGAGTCTTAGAGACATTGACCAGCAAGATGCGTATGTATATGAGAGTTATGATACCGGACTACGGTAATCCAAAAGCGTTCTGTTTTCTTACGTCATTACAGTGCAATAGTTGACTGAGCCCAGAGCTTTAGCGGTACGCTAGGAACTGTTTGTCCTTTACATGGACCCTCAGGAATGGCCATCAACTTGAAgctttcaaaaagaaatgtgaatgtGTCCATATTTAATCTTCATTTACAAAATCAGGAGGTAATGATATTAATGAAAACCATTGCTACCTTGCCTAAAACCCTACACTGGTGGTTTGGGGTCTCCCACTAGTCATTCCAaaacacagtgatgtcacagaagtaGTGATGTCATAGAGGTTTTTATGTGTGGGGTTTTTTCAGCTTCAGATGGTAGCTTAACTCTGCTATAGTTGCTTTTTTGCCTTAGCTGTGTGTAGCATGAGAATTTGTTGAAGACTGCAGGTTGTTCCAGAAACCATACTGACAAATCTTGTGACAGCTTGGAATTATTGGCATGTTGACACAGCCTCTTGCTCCacccactcacatacacgcatagCTCATGGTGTGGGGCAGCTTTTGCCACTTTAGCTAGCATCTGTTAATTCCACCTGTCATTGCCTTAAATGGTACCTTggactgttttctgaaataatgcTTAGTAAACATTTACCTTGTAAATGGTGGATGAATATAATTAGgttattcttaatttttttaaaaaacaaacagtgttcTGAAAACCGTTGCTAGGCAATGTGTTCCAATGGATACGCCAAGCCAAAGGTCCTTGCAAAGCTGATTTTCAGTGATAGTGCATTTGTCCTGGGTTTTAGTTTCTTTTACTGATCCTTGGTACCTTTCAAGGGACATGCAGCTGGCAGTGCATGAAGGACTTTAAATCCCAGTTTGTTAAACACACAGCATAGGCTCCAGTGAAATGAATGGCTATTGAATGGAGCTGTAAAGGATCCCAGGTCTGGGAGTAAAATCCTGCTGCACTATTTGCAAATGGGGAAAGATCCCCTGGAACAAGCACTAAGGAATCCAGACCCCCTGGAACATGCTCTAAGGAATCTAGACAGCCTGGAACATGCACTAAGGGAGCCAGACCCCCTGGAATGTGCACTTAGGAGAGCTGCTTAGTCTTTGCTGAACTGCTTGCACCTCTGGCTGTGTTGGGTTTGGCCTGCTTTGCACCCAAGATAGGCAAGCCCCAAAACTAGCCTCTGCCACAGCGCAGCATTTAATAAACTCGGCAGAAAGTGATGCGTGTTTGaccttgtttttttcagtcatcCTGTCATGCATTCCCTTACCTATAAGCGCCCATTGGAtaactgtacctgtgtgtgcatgtgtttacatttCTGCTAAAGCACGAGCACTGAACAGGAAGCCCCACGTCTCTGGGACTGCTCTCCCCACGTGCCCTGGATTGGCACAGATCGtcacattttgaatgaaccTATGCAGAGAATTCAGAAAGAACAATATGGTAAAGAACAGAAGCCCTCACTCCAAACTGCAGTCTGAAGTTTTTAATTGGGGACCAGACAGAAAtggaaacatttcagaaaaacattCTATGGCACAGAATAAAGAAAGACGCGTCTGTGCCGCACAGTGCTTAACAGAAATGCAATGGTTAAATCTCCAGGTAGAGAGCTTCCCACCTGCAGCCAGCACATGAAATCAGTGACCGTAAAACAGGAGCTTCAGCTGCCCTCAGGGACTAGTGGCCAGTGCATCCTGTTCTCTTACGCTTCTAAAAGCGCATACATGTATTTATGCTGACGGTGATAGTTACAGTATAAAAaatattgccaaaaaaaaactgtctcacCGAGGACCTAATCCAATCAAAACCCAACAAAGCCCTTATAACCAATCAGGTTCTAGTTTAGCTGGTCTCAGTGGGTGTCCACAGGGCCTCAGAACTGGTACCCGCCCTGCAGGATGGTGGGGGCACAATGGGAATTGTTAGGGTGAGGATGGGGGTATGGGCAGGGGTAAGGGGTGCTGGGGCTCCCTGGAGGTGAAAGGTCATCATCCGAGCTGGGGAAcgctgtgctgtgcagagtCCCATCTGAGCACAAAAACCGGGGTACGCTGGActcttccccctccctgacGGAGAGAGCATTTTAAATGGAGAGGCATGTTTGAGGTGAGGTGGATTGTTTCATGGTTTCCTCAGCAGAGGGCAGTATAAGCCAGGAGCTGTGGAGGAGGCTGGCACGTTGCCAGGCCCAGAGAAGAAGATGGAAGTGGGGAGGGCGGGAAAAtcatgcagctgctgcagcaagaagaagagaaaatgaacaaaagacGAGGAGGCTGCGAAAAAAGAGACAAAGACGGAAAGATCAGGTGAAGTTGGAAAGTTCTCAAACTGGTGAGTCCCAGACAGACTGAAGAAGAGAGGCGCAGAGAAAAAAGGTGAGGTGCAGAGCAAGCTGACCCAGCCCAGCGACCCAGCCCGGCGACCCAGCCCTCACCTGTCCGGACCCTGGGCGGCCCGGTCCCTCTGGCGCCGGTTCTTGAACCAGTTGCTGACCTGCGTGGCGGTGAGGCCCGTGGCAGCAGCCAGGTCCCTCTTCTCCCGCGGCGACGGGTACGGCTTGTGGCAGTACCACTCCCTCAGCACGCTGCGCGActtctcctgcacacacacaggcgcacacgaacacacacacgtacgcatacacacacacgcacgagcacacacacacacacacacacacgtacacatacacacacgcacgcgcacgaacacacacacgtgcgcacacacacacacgcacgcgcacacacacgagcacacacacacacgtacacatacacacacacacgcgcacgaacacacacacacacacacgcacacaaacacgcacacgtgcgcatacacacgtgcacgagcacacgcacacacggacacacaggcacatgcagtGCAGCCAGAGTTAGGTGAATCGGGTAACTTTTGTTCTACAGCATAAATTTGCTTATTATAGTGCAACATGCCTCTAATGTGCCTTATTTGGCAGATGCAAAGCAACTTTGCCCAGGCTAATACGACATGGCAGCAGACTGAAGAAACAATGCATGAACAGAGAAGCTACAGTTACTAAATGGGCATTAAAGTTGAAAAATTCCCCTTAAAAGCAAATCCATAGCAGaccaaatattatatttatttcccccTAAAACCCACGCTTCTCCCTAGATTCCTCTCAGCCCTCCCATCTCAGCCCCAAACCCCAGTAATGTTCATCTTTGCTGATCAGAAGCACATGGGTCTACTTACAgtgatactcaaatctggccctccaGGCCAGTAGTActactggttttcttttctgcttgagttaattgatcgattaatgCCACTGACTAGCCAGAGctttaactcacctggtgtcccaggtttgAATCAGtgctgattagaggggaagagtGAAAACCAGCTGCACTACTGGCCTCgtgggccagatttgagtatccgtGGTCTACTATGTGGTGCGCCACTGTATCAGACATAGAGCttaatttttaatgtatacTCATCTCTAACAGCAGAGAGGTTGAGTATAATATAAAGCTGACTATCTGAATCCCAGAATGCTTCACTGTCAggccaaaaatgatttttgctgTCCTGTTATGGTGTACTTTCACCCTGTAGACACAAGTAAAttcctttaatttatttaccattttaaaagaatCAGCTATTTTCACCAATACAATCCTTTCAAATTATTGTACGTTTGTTGAAAATTCTCTGGGATTTTACATGTAAGGAGTTGAAAGTATTTAAAGTGCATACTTGCTCTAGTTCTGGGTCAGAGCCCACAGTGATACTGGTGCAATGCAAGGCAATGCGGCGTCCTTGCCATTGGCTCACACCTTACCTTAAAGCAGTAGCTGGTCTCCTCTCCATCCCAGATGGTGCGGGGCAGGGGGAACTTGCGACGGACGCGGTACTTCCCCACGGCCCCCAGGGGGCGCCCGCGCTGCTGCTCGGCCTCCAGGTAGTGCGCGCGGAGCcagagctgctgcaggagaGGGTGGCTGCGCGGGGAGAAGGGGAACCCGCGCAGGAGAGCGTAGAGCTCGGGGAAGCGGCCCTGGTGGAAGGCCACCGCCGCCCGGGCCTTCAGCACGCTCTCCTGGCCCTGCAGCCCCGGCCAGGAGGGCAAGGAGCTCAGGAAGGAGGCCAGCCGCTCCACACTGCCGCCCTGCAGGAGTACCTCGCACACGCACGCCACCTGCTCCGGAGAGAAGCTGGACGTCATGGCTACGCCTcttcccccacgcccccccacccccgtagaCAGAACGCTGGGTTTGGGCCAGGAGCGACTCCTCAGTAGATCCAGGTGCTGAGTTCAGAATCCTCAGTCAGGGAAGTAAGATGTATCCCAGCAGCCCACAGGTCCCACAGCGGTTTCTAGATGGGGTTTGCCGCCTCTGCGTGCCCGAAACTTCCTTTGGACAGCTCACTGTTCCCCTCCCCCGAGCCCGGCGTCTCGtcactcacttcctgtcctaaGTGTAGGTACAGTGTGAAGTAGCACGCACTCTGCTGTTCCGCAGCCCCCAAAACTCACTCccagcaggaagcagagagcaAGAGCCCTCTGCAGCCTTCAGCTCTCCCACTCCCACAGCAGAATGGACAGTCacgcaaagaaaaaaataataatgtcatgAAAATATAACCCagaaatgatttagaaacaagTTTCTTAGAGCTCCGGCTGATTGGCCGAGTGCAGGGGTCTTTGGGTCTCTCCTTCAGAGGAGGCTCAGGTTCATTCGCTCCGCTGCCCGGGCTGCGTGTGTGTCAGCAGGTTCTCGCTTGTGTGTGTTAACGAGAGCATGTGCATCAGCGCGCGGAACCGCCCGACACGCCCAGACACAGCGCAACTCGCAGGTAACCCGAGCGCATAGGGGCTGGAACAACACCCACTCATCCACAGCATGCCAAATCCCtgcccctccacacacactctgacacctACACAACACTGTAtatacagggacacacacagcataccaAATCCCtgcccctccacacacactcagacacctACACAACACTGTAtatacagggacacacacacacacacaccatgccaAATCCCTGCCCCTCCACACACTCCGACACCTACACAACACTGTATATACAGggacgcgcacgcacacacgcgcgcggtCGCTTGTGGACCAGTGCTTTTCCGTTTTATTCTCAGTCGTCCATAACAAATGCATGGTGGTGTtctacaaacacaaatatgcatacatttgaatgtgaaagtgGTCTAATTTCCTATTCAAATTAAAGGATTGGAAGCTAGGAGTCTAAGATTTGATACTGCAACTTTCGCTAACGCCTGTTGTGTCCATCCATTTGAGAACCAGAGAAGCAAGATTAATGTGACCGCTTTTAATTAAAACTCACaacacagacattaaaaatgtttaaaggttcatttaaaatgtttattacaaTGTCATAAAAtggtttataaaaataaaatacctttgagtaaaaaaaaaaaaaagaaaatagaaaattgaGGTGTTTTCACCATAGAACACCTTTCCTCTTTCCTCAAAATGAATCCCtttattaaaagtgaaatagaAAACTTTGGTTAAACAGCTGGAGGTTTCATGTGTCGGTGCGCGtgagaaaaggaagagagagagcgagaatgaGCAAGAGTGCACATGAGAAAGGTAGATGGTGGCATACTCaaacaaaaggtaaattcaCAAATGCCATTCaaacaaaatggggaaaaaaacgtcCAAACCCCCACAGGAACGCGAGCGCACAGGAGCAGACACAGCCGTAACAGATTCTCTCTTCCTTTTGCAGCAAATAAACCAGCAAGGATGGGATGCCATGAGGCACAGAAGCTCATGTCTATGGTCTCCCAATCAAGTCCAAGAGCCCTGGGGCTTGGGAGACCCACTCATACACTtatcaatacaaaaaaatacaatatgcaTTTCACAAAGATACAACTTAAACCTTTGGCAAACATCCTACAAGTGTTAATGTCCTATTTAGagtatatatgcatataaaatgtatacGTTTCCATAGAAAATTAGTTGACCTTACAACAGAGAATGAACAAGGTTtccgggaaaaaaaagtcaatactAAGGGTTTGTTTGGTGATCCCGTTGGGATTAGAGTATTTTAGAAAGCGAAATCGCACGTGGAGGAAGCTGAAAATGAAACTGCAGTCATCAGGCTACAGGCCAAAACACTTCCCTGCGAAGACACTTTCGTCGTGATGTTCTGAATTCCAGCCAGAAACAGATTGACGCCTGCTTGTAATGCAAGTTTAGAAGACacacaataaaagaaaatgaaaagattttag encodes:
- the six9 gene encoding SIX homeobox 9 produces the protein MTSSFSPEQVACVCEVLLQGGSVERLASFLSSLPSWPGLQGQESVLKARAAVAFHQGRFPELYALLRGFPFSPRSHPLLQQLWLRAHYLEAEQQRGRPLGAVGKYRVRRKFPLPRTIWDGEETSYCFKEKSRSVLREWYCHKPYPSPREKRDLAAATGLTATQVSNWFKNRRQRDRAAQGPDREGEESSVPRFLCSDGTLHSTAFPSSDDDLSPPGSPSTPYPCPYPHPHPNNSHCAPTILQGGYQF